Proteins from a single region of Halorubrum sp. 2020YC2:
- the aglG gene encoding glucosyl-dolichyl phosphate glucuronosyltransferase, with protein MKVSVVVCTYTMDRYDVFTEAVESALAQTYDPVEVVLVIDGNPEVYERAVADFGDRENVVISDNDENQGISYSRTRGAELASGEVVAFIDDDGVAEADWIASLVDVYEETDAIAAGGDVRPNWQGERPDFFPEEFYWLVGCVEPDFAEDGEEVRNTYGSNISYRRAAFLEVGGYDPNTGRKGDKHLQAHEAPVGIRLLEEFGRGMVYTEDAVVHHTLFEYRGEFRWLVSRSFWQGYSKRVMDLLYPEAPDAKGDYLKWLLTDRVPRRLEGLVRSPSTAAVTQLGAIGAFTAAVGLGYLYAMVTPDLVEKANQ; from the coding sequence ATGAAGGTCTCCGTCGTCGTCTGTACGTACACGATGGACCGCTACGACGTCTTCACGGAGGCCGTCGAGAGCGCCCTCGCACAGACCTACGACCCGGTCGAGGTCGTGCTCGTGATCGACGGTAACCCCGAGGTGTACGAGCGGGCGGTCGCGGACTTCGGCGACCGTGAGAACGTCGTGATCTCCGATAACGACGAGAATCAGGGGATCTCCTACAGTCGGACGCGGGGCGCGGAGCTGGCGTCCGGAGAGGTCGTCGCGTTCATCGACGACGACGGCGTAGCCGAGGCGGACTGGATCGCGAGCCTCGTCGACGTGTACGAGGAGACGGACGCGATCGCGGCCGGCGGCGACGTACGCCCGAACTGGCAGGGGGAGCGGCCCGATTTCTTCCCCGAGGAGTTCTACTGGCTCGTGGGATGCGTCGAGCCGGACTTCGCCGAGGACGGCGAGGAGGTCCGGAACACGTACGGATCGAACATCTCCTACCGGCGAGCGGCGTTTCTGGAGGTCGGTGGGTACGACCCGAACACGGGTCGGAAGGGCGATAAACACCTACAGGCCCACGAGGCGCCGGTCGGGATTCGGCTGCTGGAGGAGTTCGGACGGGGAATGGTGTACACGGAGGACGCCGTCGTCCATCACACCCTGTTCGAGTACCGCGGGGAGTTCCGGTGGCTGGTGTCGCGATCGTTCTGGCAGGGGTACTCCAAACGCGTGATGGATCTCCTGTATCCTGAGGCGCCCGATGCTAAAGGTGATTACCTGAAGTGGTTGCTGACGGACCGCGTGCCGCGCCGGCTGGAGGGGCTCGTTCGGTCGCCGTCGACCGCGGCGGTGACTCAGCTCGGCGCGATCGGAGCGTTCACCGCGGCCGTCGGGTTGGGGTATCTGTACGCGATGGTAACGCCGGATCTGGTGGAGAAGGCGAACCAGTAG
- a CDS encoding glycosyltransferase, whose product MSDEGERSSKLSDPNLVLAHWGEHANGGGDRLAWELSRVFEDAPFFVGWRDPTVEPDDVDAEQLIDGRFLKRALERGGLARQFAHLLGWQVAEPLREYDVLVTSGNEPLFYVPPDDQTWVAYIHHTNRRQSDQIDEVASARFASLKLLLYYAIRVAYDHNTHKPDLFVVNSEVVKRRVVRYWGVDEERIRVVYPPVETAAYSPDDAETGDYYLTLSRLDWHKDIDGIIEAFDGLDQRLIVAGDGPERESLERMAGENVEFAGFVSEERKRELLAGAKAFVFNGRDEDFGIAPVEALAAGTPLLGIDEGMTRYQVVPGKNGHRHSRESDGRSIAESITRFESEGVEWSPGEIASFADRFSVSTFHERMKDTVTEAVERSQTVPDWYDQYR is encoded by the coding sequence ATGAGTGACGAAGGAGAGCGTTCATCCAAATTGTCTGATCCGAACCTTGTCCTCGCCCACTGGGGCGAACACGCGAACGGCGGCGGTGACCGCCTCGCCTGGGAACTCTCGCGCGTGTTCGAAGACGCTCCCTTCTTCGTCGGCTGGCGCGATCCGACGGTCGAACCCGACGACGTCGACGCGGAACAACTCATCGACGGCCGATTTCTCAAGCGCGCGCTGGAACGCGGCGGCCTCGCGCGACAGTTCGCGCACCTGCTCGGCTGGCAGGTGGCGGAACCGCTCCGAGAGTACGACGTCCTCGTCACCAGCGGGAACGAACCGCTGTTCTACGTCCCGCCGGACGACCAGACGTGGGTGGCGTATATCCACCACACGAACCGGCGACAGTCGGACCAGATCGACGAGGTCGCGTCGGCGCGGTTCGCGTCGCTGAAGCTGCTCCTCTACTACGCGATCCGCGTCGCGTACGACCACAACACGCACAAACCGGACCTGTTCGTCGTCAACTCCGAGGTCGTGAAGCGGCGCGTCGTTCGGTACTGGGGCGTCGACGAGGAGCGCATCCGGGTCGTGTACCCGCCCGTCGAGACGGCCGCGTATTCTCCGGATGACGCCGAGACCGGGGACTACTACCTCACGCTCTCGCGTCTCGACTGGCACAAGGACATCGACGGCATCATCGAAGCGTTCGACGGCCTGGATCAGCGATTGATAGTAGCCGGCGACGGTCCCGAGCGTGAATCGCTAGAGAGGATGGCGGGAGAGAACGTCGAGTTCGCCGGGTTCGTCTCGGAGGAGCGGAAGCGTGAACTGCTCGCGGGCGCGAAGGCGTTCGTGTTCAACGGGCGCGACGAGGATTTCGGTATCGCCCCCGTCGAGGCGCTCGCCGCCGGAACGCCGCTTTTGGGGATCGACGAGGGCATGACGCGATATCAGGTCGTTCCGGGGAAGAACGGGCATCGGCACTCGCGCGAGTCCGACGGCCGGTCGATAGCCGAGTCGATCACGCGGTTCGAAAGCGAGGGAGTCGAGTGGTCGCCCGGCGAAATAGCGTCGTTCGCGGACCGATTTTCCGTTTCGACGTTTCACGAGAGAATGAAGGATACGGTCACCGAGGCGGTCGAGCGGTCCCAAACGGTTCCGGACTGGTACGACCAGTACCGATAG
- a CDS encoding glycosyltransferase family 61 protein → MFDPLVQRELIETTSRDELRANANQVVPVPTPQNDPAEPFVALVGTGRILSETGLALTDRFGIIEESAAEPEQAQQAMMAMLSRELFYGHIPFRELFGRSRSPRDTSVTLDTVAPLVPRYRNYYHWMVETVPKIRYLRAFESPTQQKVTLLVPSNVPPFIEETLRLLSWPQSKVAYATESTYLIRDLVIPSYPERHPSDFEWIRRDIVESVLSESEPLEESNVYVSRSDAIERRVLNEEEVMGVLSDYGFKRYHLENRSLAENVRLFNQADIVVGPHGAGLTDIIFAEDCTLIELFGDKVKQPYELLAETLEIEYEPMYCRADGADIIVDTEKLENRISTLVK, encoded by the coding sequence GTGTTCGATCCGCTCGTACAGAGAGAACTCATTGAGACGACCTCTAGGGATGAGTTACGAGCGAATGCCAACCAAGTGGTTCCAGTTCCGACGCCGCAGAACGACCCCGCGGAACCGTTCGTCGCGCTCGTCGGAACCGGCCGAATCCTTTCCGAGACCGGGTTAGCGCTAACTGATCGCTTCGGAATCATTGAGGAGAGTGCCGCTGAACCGGAGCAGGCACAGCAGGCGATGATGGCGATGCTTTCACGTGAACTGTTCTACGGACATATTCCGTTCAGGGAACTATTCGGGAGGAGTCGATCGCCTCGCGATACGTCGGTGACACTTGATACCGTTGCGCCGCTCGTGCCGCGTTATCGGAACTACTACCATTGGATGGTCGAGACGGTTCCGAAGATCCGGTACCTACGAGCGTTCGAGAGCCCGACCCAGCAAAAGGTGACACTCCTCGTTCCGAGCAATGTGCCCCCCTTCATCGAGGAGACGCTTCGCTTACTCTCCTGGCCACAGTCAAAAGTCGCCTACGCAACTGAGTCAACATATCTCATTCGAGACCTCGTGATCCCGTCTTACCCTGAGCGACACCCCTCAGACTTTGAGTGGATTCGACGAGACATCGTTGAATCTGTATTATCGGAATCAGAGCCGCTTGAAGAGAGTAACGTGTATGTATCGCGTTCGGACGCTATCGAACGCAGAGTGCTTAATGAAGAGGAAGTAATGGGTGTTCTGTCTGACTACGGATTTAAACGATACCACCTAGAGAACCGATCACTTGCCGAAAATGTTCGGTTGTTCAACCAAGCAGATATCGTCGTCGGCCCACACGGTGCCGGACTCACCGACATAATCTTCGCTGAGGACTGTACGCTAATTGAACTGTTTGGGGATAAAGTCAAGCAGCCGTATGAGTTGCTTGCTGAGACGCTTGAAATTGAATATGAACCGATGTATTGTCGAGCCGACGGAGCAGACATCATCGTCGATACGGAAAAACTAGAGAACAGGATCTCCACACTGGTGAAGTAA
- a CDS encoding DUF433 domain-containing protein, with amino-acid sequence MSRQMNAVVSGSESGIHDEPHIRDRRITVRHIHALVEDRGLDAQTVADRFDLTVSKVYHALAYYHDHPEEMRGVEERRRELREAAGDDPHIVTGPADLPGR; translated from the coding sequence ATGTCGAGGCAGATGAACGCCGTCGTCTCGGGTTCTGAGTCCGGAATACACGACGAGCCGCACATTCGAGACCGGCGAATCACCGTGCGCCACATCCACGCGCTGGTGGAGGATCGCGGCCTTGACGCGCAGACGGTCGCGGACCGCTTCGACCTCACCGTCTCGAAGGTCTACCACGCGCTCGCGTACTACCACGACCACCCGGAGGAGATGCGAGGGGTCGAAGAACGCCGCCGGGAGCTGCGCGAAGCCGCAGGAGACGACCCGCATATCGTCACCGGTCCCGCAGATCTGCCGGGCCGGTAG
- a CDS encoding oligosaccharyl transferase, archaeosortase A system-associated, with the protein MSEQTDAVGGDEGSPLDVLQRWYHVPILLGAVVFMLWTRLRSYGNFVRNGEVYFRGNDAWYHFRETSYLLENWPNTLPFDVWTGFPFGRSAGQFGTLWDHIMAVGVWIARPVMGSTEEVMLIMAPIAGALVAIPTYFIARQFTDRVPALAGAATLALFSGTFLRYSLVGFPDHSAAEVLFQSTAVLAFLVAFGVAEREKPVWELVVDRDWNALKRPTAYAAAAGVALGLYMWTWQPGVLMVGFTGIFLAIKITSDVRHGTSPEPIAFAGAVSMGVAGLMQVIPLNKFDFGVTSYSLTQVVLPLGVAVGAVFLAWLAREWESRDLDATTYPPAVGGLILASAGVVWLTIPSLWSTLVGNLLNTVGFSASASTRTIGEAQPPLQEAAFTDFVLGQYGFAFFLALAAILYILARPLYRSDDTNHTLYIPAALAVVGSVYAVPQAYGAVGGVVGVDWQVIGLLIAAAFLVGATFLVEYDTQELYFVVWAAFIGSAAFTQTRFNYYLAVIVAVGTAYFLQVALDALDLASLDAVRDIEGWQVITVVAVLAVLLVPLVGVATPVWQAGNDSNPGSVVQWDESLQWMNDETPQPGELEGADNPMELYGTYERPANGDFEYPEGAYGVQSWWDYGHWITTRAERIPNANPFQQNAGTAADYLLAPSEEEAAEVLASQSTEGNDTRYVMVDWQMASPNSKFNAPVTFYSGNETARDFNELLYERVEGQNGQQGGLRPALQTRTQRYHESQMIRLYQHYGSAVEPDPVVLDWEPQTAQTQSGDQVDIKVLPSEGEQVRRFENLSAARSYVEEDGSAQVGGVMGVPSERVDALEHYRLVHATQSAGRSPYAQQAQILAQRFDVDLQATFGESLFGAFSDDFVKTFERVPGATVEGSGAEPGQEVEATVEMEKPNGQTFEYTQYATADDDGSFELTLPYSTAGYDEFGPENGYTNTSVRATGPYNVTTERTTGDDLYTTERFGQVEVTEGQVVGTDGSAATVELEERVVDCPSGDPACPVDDGGSEGGNSTNTTDTAGSLIGVEPSEATATTATAPN; encoded by the coding sequence ATGAGCGAGCAAACCGACGCCGTCGGGGGAGACGAGGGATCTCCCCTCGACGTCCTCCAACGGTGGTACCACGTCCCGATCCTCCTCGGGGCCGTCGTGTTCATGTTGTGGACTCGCCTCCGATCGTACGGGAACTTCGTCCGCAACGGCGAGGTGTACTTCCGCGGCAACGACGCGTGGTATCACTTCCGCGAGACGAGTTACCTCCTCGAAAACTGGCCGAACACCCTCCCCTTCGACGTCTGGACCGGCTTCCCGTTCGGCCGGTCGGCCGGCCAGTTCGGGACGCTGTGGGACCACATCATGGCCGTCGGCGTCTGGATCGCCCGCCCGGTCATGGGGAGCACCGAGGAAGTCATGCTCATCATGGCCCCGATTGCCGGTGCGCTCGTCGCGATTCCGACGTACTTCATCGCGCGTCAGTTCACCGATCGCGTCCCCGCGCTCGCGGGCGCGGCGACGCTGGCGCTGTTCTCGGGCACCTTCCTCCGGTACTCGCTCGTCGGCTTCCCCGACCACAGCGCGGCCGAGGTCCTCTTCCAGAGCACCGCCGTCCTCGCGTTCCTCGTCGCGTTCGGCGTCGCGGAGCGCGAGAAGCCGGTGTGGGAACTCGTCGTCGATCGGGACTGGAACGCGCTCAAGCGCCCGACCGCGTACGCGGCCGCCGCGGGCGTCGCGCTCGGCCTCTACATGTGGACGTGGCAGCCCGGCGTGCTCATGGTCGGGTTCACCGGCATCTTCCTCGCGATAAAGATCACGAGCGACGTGCGCCACGGGACGAGTCCCGAGCCGATCGCCTTCGCTGGCGCGGTGTCGATGGGCGTCGCCGGTCTCATGCAGGTGATCCCGCTCAACAAGTTTGATTTCGGGGTCACCAGCTACTCGCTCACGCAGGTGGTCCTCCCGCTCGGCGTCGCCGTCGGCGCCGTCTTCCTCGCGTGGCTCGCCCGCGAGTGGGAGTCGCGCGACCTCGACGCGACGACCTATCCGCCCGCGGTTGGTGGACTCATCCTCGCGTCCGCGGGCGTCGTCTGGCTCACGATTCCGTCGCTGTGGTCGACGCTCGTCGGGAATCTCCTCAACACCGTCGGCTTCTCGGCAAGCGCTAGCACCCGCACCATCGGCGAGGCCCAGCCCCCGCTCCAAGAGGCCGCGTTCACCGACTTCGTCCTCGGACAGTACGGGTTCGCCTTCTTCCTCGCACTCGCCGCGATTCTTTACATCCTTGCGCGCCCGCTCTACCGCTCCGACGACACCAACCACACGCTGTACATCCCGGCCGCGCTCGCGGTCGTCGGCTCCGTCTACGCGGTCCCGCAGGCGTACGGCGCGGTCGGCGGCGTGGTCGGCGTCGACTGGCAGGTGATCGGCCTGCTCATCGCCGCTGCGTTCCTCGTCGGCGCGACGTTCCTCGTCGAGTACGACACCCAGGAGCTGTACTTCGTCGTCTGGGCGGCGTTCATCGGGAGCGCCGCGTTCACCCAGACACGCTTCAACTACTACCTCGCGGTCATCGTCGCGGTCGGGACGGCGTACTTCCTTCAGGTCGCGCTCGACGCCTTGGATCTTGCCTCGCTCGACGCCGTCCGCGATATCGAGGGCTGGCAGGTGATCACGGTGGTCGCGGTGCTCGCCGTGCTCCTCGTTCCCCTCGTCGGCGTCGCCACGCCCGTCTGGCAGGCGGGCAACGACAGCAACCCCGGCAGCGTCGTCCAGTGGGACGAGAGCCTCCAGTGGATGAACGACGAGACGCCCCAGCCGGGCGAACTCGAGGGCGCGGACAACCCCATGGAGTTATACGGCACCTACGAGCGCCCCGCCAACGGCGACTTCGAGTACCCGGAGGGCGCGTACGGCGTCCAGTCGTGGTGGGACTACGGCCACTGGATCACCACGCGCGCCGAGCGCATCCCGAACGCCAACCCGTTCCAGCAGAACGCCGGCACGGCCGCGGACTACCTGCTCGCGCCGAGCGAGGAGGAGGCCGCGGAGGTGCTCGCGAGCCAGAGCACCGAGGGCAACGACACCCGCTACGTGATGGTCGACTGGCAGATGGCGTCGCCGAACTCCAAGTTCAACGCCCCGGTCACCTTCTACAGCGGCAACGAGACGGCTCGCGACTTCAACGAGCTGCTGTACGAGCGCGTCGAGGGGCAGAACGGGCAGCAGGGCGGCCTCCGACCCGCCCTCCAGACGCGCACGCAGCGCTACCACGAGAGCCAGATGATCCGGCTCTACCAGCACTACGGCAGCGCGGTCGAGCCGGACCCCGTCGTGCTCGACTGGGAGCCGCAGACGGCACAGACCCAATCTGGCGACCAGGTCGACATCAAGGTCCTGCCGAGCGAGGGCGAGCAGGTCCGTCGGTTCGAAAACCTCTCGGCCGCGCGGTCGTACGTCGAGGAGGACGGCTCGGCGCAGGTCGGCGGCGTCATGGGGGTTCCCTCGGAGCGCGTCGACGCGCTCGAACACTACCGACTGGTCCACGCCACGCAGTCGGCCGGTCGGTCGCCGTACGCCCAGCAGGCGCAGATCCTCGCCCAGCGGTTCGACGTCGACCTCCAGGCGACGTTCGGCGAGTCGCTGTTCGGGGCGTTCAGCGACGACTTCGTCAAGACGTTCGAGCGGGTGCCGGGCGCGACCGTCGAGGGGTCGGGCGCCGAACCCGGTCAGGAGGTCGAGGCGACCGTCGAGATGGAGAAGCCGAACGGACAGACGTTCGAGTACACGCAGTACGCGACCGCGGACGACGACGGGAGCTTCGAGCTCACGCTCCCGTACTCGACGGCGGGCTACGACGAGTTTGGGCCGGAGAACGGGTACACGAACACGAGCGTCCGCGCGACCGGGCCGTACAACGTCACCACCGAGCGGACGACCGGCGACGACCTGTACACGACCGAGCGGTTCGGTCAGGTCGAGGTGACAGAGGGTCAGGTCGTCGGCACCGACGGCTCGGCGGCGACCGTCGAACTCGAAGAGCGGGTCGTCGACTGTCCGAGCGGCGACCCCGCGTGTCCCGTCGACGACGGCGGGAGCGAGGGCGGTAATAGCACGAACACGACCGACACGGCGGGGTCGCTAATCGGAGTCGAACCGTCCGAGGCGACGGCGACGACCGCGACCGCACCGAACTGA
- a CDS encoding DUF368 domain-containing protein yields MAELREWATLYLKGVAMGSADAVPGVSGGTIALIVGVYERLVAAITAATPSRLRRILAGVRSADRADALTAVRELDAGFLLALGAGIATAVVAVLSGVDYLLATRPVATYGFFFGLIAASAAVLLADVDLSTPRRKAAAFGGFAAAFLASGYASAAVASSLPVVAVAGAVAVSAMILPGISGSLLLIVLGQYDYMAGTVGRFVDGVVALALGRGAGGVVETAPVVAAFCAGGVVGLVTIAHAVRYALSRARAATMAFLVSLVVGALRAPLVETTGTLVETGESWRAAAPRFALAALVGAGVVLALNRYSAAIEY; encoded by the coding sequence ATGGCCGAACTCCGCGAGTGGGCGACACTGTACCTGAAGGGCGTGGCGATGGGGAGCGCCGACGCCGTGCCGGGCGTCTCCGGCGGCACCATCGCGCTCATCGTCGGTGTCTACGAGCGGCTCGTGGCCGCGATCACGGCCGCGACCCCCTCGCGGCTCCGGCGGATACTCGCGGGAGTTCGCTCGGCGGACCGCGCGGACGCGCTGACCGCGGTCCGCGAGCTCGACGCCGGCTTCCTGCTCGCGCTGGGCGCGGGGATCGCCACCGCGGTCGTCGCGGTGTTGAGCGGCGTCGACTACCTGCTCGCGACCCGCCCGGTCGCGACCTACGGCTTCTTCTTCGGACTGATCGCCGCGAGCGCGGCCGTGCTCCTCGCGGACGTCGACCTCTCGACGCCGCGCCGGAAGGCGGCCGCGTTCGGCGGGTTCGCGGCCGCGTTCCTCGCGTCCGGCTACGCCTCCGCCGCGGTCGCGAGCTCGCTGCCCGTCGTCGCCGTCGCGGGCGCGGTGGCGGTCAGCGCGATGATCCTCCCCGGCATCTCCGGTTCGCTGCTGCTCATCGTCCTCGGCCAGTACGACTACATGGCGGGGACAGTGGGGCGGTTCGTCGACGGCGTCGTCGCGCTCGCGCTGGGCCGGGGCGCGGGCGGGGTCGTCGAGACCGCGCCGGTCGTCGCCGCGTTCTGCGCCGGCGGCGTCGTCGGACTGGTCACCATCGCGCACGCCGTCCGGTACGCGCTCTCCCGCGCCCGCGCCGCGACGATGGCGTTCCTCGTGAGCCTCGTCGTCGGCGCGCTCCGCGCGCCCCTCGTCGAGACGACGGGCACGCTGGTCGAGACCGGCGAGTCGTGGCGGGCGGCCGCGCCACGGTTCGCGCTCGCGGCGCTCGTCGGCGCCGGCGTCGTGCTGGCGTTGAATCGCTACTCCGCCGCTATCGAGTACTAA
- a CDS encoding IS1595 family transposase, translated as MIPLDVFGSESVAADLLQQVRWRDGVSCPRCRSDRTVRNGSYGHFQRYLCKDCGRTFNDKTGTIFAHSKIALRKWLFSIYAFLRFNTTLRQLQCEIEVTYKTIHRRVERFAEALDAPSLELVGPVEIDEFYVSAGLKGRERDRWSRSRGLCRRGRGTYEQDKPPVFVLVDRGTDQRYVVPAKSADESTIRLLLADRQQEPLTVYTDGFCAYDPLTEDETFDREYVVHGDGEYADETVHVNTCESHASLARRWLSPHRGISKDRLTQYFRAFQLRRELYRKPGREALKHAVKATL; from the coding sequence ATGATTCCGCTAGATGTGTTTGGATCGGAATCGGTCGCAGCGGACCTGCTCCAACAGGTTCGCTGGCGTGACGGCGTTTCTTGTCCTCGCTGCCGTTCTGACCGAACGGTCAGAAACGGCAGCTACGGGCACTTTCAGCGGTATCTGTGTAAGGATTGCGGCCGCACGTTCAACGATAAAACCGGCACGATCTTCGCTCATTCGAAGATCGCGCTCCGCAAGTGGCTGTTTTCGATCTACGCGTTTTTGCGGTTTAACACGACTCTCAGGCAGTTACAGTGCGAAATCGAGGTCACCTACAAAACGATCCACAGGCGTGTCGAGCGCTTCGCCGAAGCGCTCGACGCGCCGTCACTCGAGCTCGTCGGACCAGTCGAAATTGACGAGTTCTACGTCTCAGCCGGCTTGAAAGGCCGCGAGCGCGACCGCTGGTCGCGCTCTCGCGGTCTCTGTCGACGCGGGCGCGGGACGTATGAGCAAGACAAACCGCCCGTGTTCGTACTCGTGGATCGCGGCACCGATCAGCGGTACGTTGTGCCAGCGAAATCCGCAGACGAATCGACGATTCGGCTCCTGCTGGCTGACCGCCAGCAGGAGCCTCTCACCGTCTATACCGACGGATTTTGCGCGTACGATCCGCTTACAGAAGACGAAACATTCGACCGCGAATACGTCGTTCACGGAGACGGTGAGTACGCCGATGAGACGGTTCACGTGAACACGTGCGAGAGCCACGCGTCGCTGGCGCGACGGTGGCTCTCGCCGCATCGAGGCATCTCAAAAGATCGTCTCACACAGTATTTCCGCGCGTTCCAACTCAGACGAGAACTCTACCGCAAACCTGGACGAGAAGCGCTCAAACATGCCGTCAAAGCCACTCTCTGA
- a CDS encoding DUF6516 family protein, with translation MIFAVRDEECPDGWFYGSQYYHPETGELLRYDDAHDDDDLGWHHRHVRFGEDTQIGFHGLAAHVTRFLNEIATMADMKTTHE, from the coding sequence GTGATATTCGCGGTCCGTGACGAAGAGTGTCCCGACGGGTGGTTCTACGGGTCCCAGTACTACCACCCGGAGACGGGCGAGCTGCTCCGGTACGACGACGCGCACGATGACGACGATCTCGGCTGGCATCACCGACACGTTCGATTCGGTGAAGACACACAGATCGGGTTCCACGGACTCGCAGCACACGTGACTCGGTTTCTGAACGAAATCGCGACGATGGCGGACATGAAGACCACCCATGAGTGA
- a CDS encoding FkbM family methyltransferase: protein MSLPHRAYQLFQEEGIEALITGGKRKALGYIDPVYQQVKPQYKRYSVRPASAEFNMSRRRLGKHDFVDDIRSEEKLIRRILSSVRQDDVFYDIGANVGIYTCLVASQLDSGNVSAFEPIPETFEILKRNVDRNDVNAKLFKIALSDRNGSTSMSVRGQTGHQFSESDGTLEIETRRADDLIEDQEIKPPDICKIDIEGAEYLALKGFKKTLAESDCRRIFCEIHTDKIQEIAGSADAVEDLLDDLGFKLEYLGDRRANYFVDATREVS, encoded by the coding sequence ATGAGCCTACCTCATCGCGCATATCAGTTATTTCAGGAGGAAGGTATCGAGGCACTCATTACTGGTGGTAAAAGGAAGGCACTTGGATACATTGATCCAGTATATCAACAAGTAAAGCCACAGTATAAACGATACTCGGTTAGACCCGCAAGCGCGGAGTTTAACATGTCTCGTCGACGGCTAGGAAAGCACGATTTCGTTGATGATATCAGATCTGAGGAAAAGCTCATACGACGAATATTATCATCTGTCAGACAAGATGACGTGTTTTATGATATCGGAGCAAATGTCGGGATATATACTTGCTTGGTCGCCAGTCAGTTAGATTCAGGGAACGTTAGCGCTTTTGAACCAATACCCGAAACGTTCGAGATACTGAAGCGAAACGTCGATCGAAACGATGTCAACGCTAAACTATTCAAAATTGCGTTGTCAGATAGAAATGGATCTACCAGTATGTCGGTACGCGGACAGACAGGCCATCAATTCTCAGAGAGTGATGGGACACTCGAGATCGAGACACGGCGTGCTGATGACCTCATAGAAGACCAAGAGATCAAACCTCCAGACATCTGTAAAATCGATATTGAAGGCGCGGAGTATCTCGCGCTAAAGGGGTTCAAAAAAACATTGGCTGAATCAGATTGTCGTCGGATCTTTTGCGAAATACACACTGATAAAATCCAAGAGATTGCTGGATCAGCGGATGCCGTTGAAGATCTTCTTGATGACCTTGGTTTCAAACTTGAATATCTCGGTGACCGACGGGCAAATTACTTCGTAGATGCAACACGGGAGGTTAGTTAG
- a CDS encoding glycosyltransferase family 4 protein produces MRLALVTPRYPPTHAGGGEVSARLLAEQLQQRGLADVTVYSFDGETEETVGGVEVRRLFDVPQYPYTLPNEIAYRKLREAEPDCDVFHAYNMHLHPAVGRLSRRLDTPAVATLNAYPLINWADIGVTPSIQRKAYERTLLRLERPRLKHQMRNIDVFLPLSRAVERVYRDHGFAEMDYEVIPNMLDDSFEIPERNERDTKRTRVLYVGYLRDSKGVRFLVDAMEHLPVTFELTIVGDGPEKDALGKRAAESSGRDRIDLTGSVPYEQVTQAYVNADVFVHPGVWPEPFGRTILEAMQAGLPVVATEIGGPAETVPQESLLCEPGNAVELAECIERADKDRDRIGAENKRFVRDRYHPDTVVPQFGRVYDRVQNN; encoded by the coding sequence GTGCGACTCGCACTCGTAACACCGCGTTATCCGCCGACGCACGCCGGCGGTGGCGAGGTCAGCGCTCGACTCCTCGCGGAACAGCTCCAGCAGCGGGGTCTCGCAGACGTGACAGTCTACTCGTTCGACGGCGAGACGGAGGAAACGGTAGGCGGGGTAGAGGTGCGACGGCTCTTCGATGTCCCTCAGTACCCCTACACGCTCCCGAACGAAATCGCATACAGAAAGTTACGCGAAGCGGAGCCGGACTGTGACGTGTTCCACGCCTACAACATGCACCTCCATCCCGCGGTGGGGCGTCTCTCACGACGACTCGACACGCCGGCCGTTGCGACTCTCAACGCGTATCCGCTAATCAACTGGGCAGATATCGGGGTTACACCATCGATCCAGCGGAAGGCGTACGAACGGACTCTGCTCCGTCTTGAGCGTCCCCGCCTGAAACATCAGATGCGAAATATCGACGTCTTTCTTCCGCTAAGTAGGGCTGTCGAGCGAGTGTACCGCGATCACGGGTTCGCCGAGATGGATTACGAGGTGATACCGAACATGCTGGACGATTCCTTCGAGATCCCCGAGCGCAACGAGAGGGATACGAAGAGAACTCGGGTCCTCTACGTCGGCTATCTTCGTGACTCGAAAGGGGTCAGATTCCTCGTTGACGCGATGGAACACCTCCCTGTAACGTTTGAACTAACGATCGTCGGCGACGGACCCGAGAAAGACGCCCTCGGAAAGCGCGCGGCCGAGAGTTCGGGTCGGGATCGAATCGATCTAACAGGTAGTGTTCCGTATGAACAGGTCACCCAGGCGTACGTGAACGCAGACGTGTTCGTACATCCCGGTGTCTGGCCGGAGCCGTTCGGCCGGACGATATTGGAAGCGATGCAAGCTGGGCTCCCGGTCGTTGCGACCGAAATCGGCGGTCCTGCCGAAACCGTTCCGCAGGAAAGCCTATTATGCGAACCCGGAAACGCAGTCGAACTGGCCGAGTGTATTGAGCGAGCCGATAAGGATAGGGATCGCATCGGAGCAGAGAATAAGCGATTCGTGAGAGACCGATACCACCCCGATACGGTTGTCCCGCAGTTTGGTAGAGTGTACGATCGAGTCCAAAACAATTGA